The Coregonus clupeaformis isolate EN_2021a chromosome 26, ASM2061545v1, whole genome shotgun sequence genome window below encodes:
- the pdgfra gene encoding platelet-derived growth factor receptor alpha codes for MDEMKTCLIIGVVLFGLLSVTCGLTPPTIVSTEDEFVLEPLSVFNISCTSKRNVAWVEPLPDDTFVLPGYYTATLFIYNASVTHTGYYTCKYQDKEGDEEEDDEDNEAVIYVFVPDPEVPFVPEEPDSMVVLVYPGETIIPCRVSDPHSWVVLKSAPSGVEVDAAYDNKIGFIGNLDAGLYVCETTVNGVTMTSDTYTVEDNKLMEDFHVEVKASEETVRLGEPFNITCVAPPGLPYQQQWLHPRKQAVDAIQMKQTLPDRVVYTLSIPAATSQDSGVYECSITNSFSGEIRANMVAVTVFEESSFVMLDHSGIGAVEFVSMMEETEFTISIEAFPAPKVTWLKDGVAITDNSYFLTKTRRLGGNHYQSTLTLRQSLEEDSGNYTIMVLSNAHTAQFSFTLKVKDSGPVLFQPASAPVLFPQREEMIAPLHTPFTLTCRGEAELAWDTPVYLSEQTEEDNSGLFITTVTVENATAGHTGFYTCFYKGGNSTEEGEESSIYIYVPDPEVPFVPLLVPFGNHVLNGLDEMEIQCRVSDPSANVTLVNADTQQAVPMAVYDSKRGAVGFFSAGTYVCKALVNGEEHLSEEYIVHGWARGSELRVELKAQETALLVGDTITVICVARGSEILEDHWKYPGKLADRGLKSVRENKRDQEIQYTLTVPQASAKDSGIYVCSITDIISNKNQTKKLAITVYERPFVSLRPAFSSQESTNLDEVRQFRADIDSFPSAQVTWLKDGLPLNDVAAEITTSLQQVSETRYQSVLTLIRAKEEDSGNYTIRVQNGNLTHSHNFSLQVKVPAVIVDLMDLHHGSGQSVVCIAGGMPTPMVEWFICKNIKHCTNDSSQWVPLPTNNTEITVEVHIDQDNQLESKVIFGHLENTLAVRCLARNEMTAVSREVKLVSQGPHSELTVAAAALVLLVFVIISLIVLVIIWKQKPRYEIRWRVIESVSPDGHEYIYVDPMQLPYDSRWEFSRDGLVLGRILGSGAFGKVVEGTAYGLSRSQPVMKVAVKMLKPTARSSEKQALMSELKIMTHLGPHLNIVNLLGACTKSGPTYIITEYCFYGDLVNYLHKNRENFISLHPEKTKKDLDIFGINPADESSRSYVILSFESGKGDYMDMKQADTTQYVPMLEMSDTSKYSDIQRSEYNHPPSQKGDNEMDNMLSGDGNEGLSTTDLLSFTYQVARGMEFLSSKNCVHRDLAARNVLLSQGKIVKICDFGLARDIVHDNNYVSKGSTFLPVKWMAPESIFDNMYTTLSDVWSYGILLWEIFSLGGTPYPGMVVDSSFYNKIKSGYRMAKPEHAPTDVYEMMMKCWNSEPEKRPSFFSLSESVASLLPSGYKRCFERVNHEFLKSDHPAVTRVQVENDDAYIGITYKNQGKSKDRESGFDEQRLSSDSGYIIPLPDLDPLSDDEYCKRNRHSSQTSEESAIETGSSSTLTKREGETLEDITLLDEMCLDSELVEDSFL; via the exons ATGGATGAAATGAAGACATGTCTCATCATTGGGGTTGTCTTGTTTGGGTTGTTATCAG TTACCTGCGGACTGACGCCACCGACCATTGTATCAACTGAAGATGAGTTTGTTCTCGAGCCACTCTCCGTTTTCAACATCAGTTGCACTAGTAAAAGAAACGTTGCTTGGGTCGAGCCCCTACCGGACGACACATTTGTTTTGCCTGGATATTACACGGCCACGCTCTTCATCTATAACGCTTCCGTGACACACACAGGATATTACACCTGCAAATACCAAGACAAAGAGGgcgatgaggaggaggatgatgaagacAATGAGGCAGTCATATACGTTTTTGTCCCAG ATCCAGAGGTTCCATTCGTGCCTGAGGAGCCAGATAGCATGGTAGTTCTAGTCTATCCTGGTGAAACCATCATCCCCTGCAGGGTGTCAGACCCTCACTCCTGGGTGGTCCTAAAGAGTGCTCCCAGTGGAGTAGAGGTGGATGCTGCTTATGACAACAAGATCGGTTTCATTGGCAACCTGGACGCTGGACTGTACGTCTGTGAGACCACCGTGAACGGCGTGACAATGACCAGTGACACCTACACCGTGGAGGACAACAAAC TGATGGAAGACTTCCATGTGGAGGTGAAGGCCAGCGAGGAGACAGTGAGACTGGGGGAACCCTTCAACATCACCTGTGTGGCACCTCCAGGACTGCCCTACCAGCAGCAGTGGCTTCACCCCAGGAAACAG GCTGTGGATGCAATCCAGATGAAGCAGACTCTGCCTGATAGAGTGGTCTACACCCTCAGTATCCCAGCAGCCACCTCTCAGGACAGTGGGGTGTATGAGTGCTCCATCACCAACAGCTTCAGTGGAGAGATCAGAGCCAACATGGTGGCTGTCACTGTCTTCG AGGAGAGCTCCTTTGTGATGTTGGACCACAGTGGGATCGGAGCGGTGGAGTTTGTCAGTATGATGGAGGAGACTGAGTTCACCATCAGTATTGAAGCCTTCCCTGCCCCTAAAGTTACCTGGCTGAAAGACGGTGTTGCCATCACTGACAACAGCTACTTCCTCACCAAGACCAGACGTCTGGGGGGCAACCA CTATCAGAGCACTCTGACTCTTCGCCAGTCATTAGAGGAGGACAGTGGGAATTACACAATCATGGTCCTCAGCAACGCTCACACTGCCCAGTTCTCCTTCACCCTCAAAGTGAAAG ACTCAGGCCCAGTACTGTTCCAGCCAGCCTCAGCGCCAGTGCTGTTTCCCCAGAGAGAGGAGATGATTGCTCCCCTCCACACCCCCTTCACCCTGACCTGCAGGGGCGAGGCCGAGCTGGCCTGGGACACGCCTGTCTACCTATCAGAGCAGACCGAGGAGGACAACAGCGGCCTGTTCATCACCACGGTTACAGTAGAGAACGCGACAGCAGGACACACTGGCTTCTACACCTGCTTCTACAAAGGAGGGAACTCcactgaggagggagaggaaagcaGCATCTACATATATGTGCCAG ATCCAGAGGTGCCCTTCGTGCCCTTGCTGGTGCCCTTTGGCAACCACGTCCTGAATGGTCTCGATGAGATGGAGATCCAGTGTCGCGTGTCGGACCCCAGTGCCAATGTGACTCTGGTCAACGCTGATACCCAGCAGGCCGTGCCCATGGCAGTCTACGACAGCAAGAGGGGCGCTGTGGGCTTCTTCAGCGCAGGAACCTATGTCTGTAAGGCCCTCGTCAACGGAGAGGAGCACCTCAGTGAGGAGTACATTGTCCACGGCTGGGCAAGGGGGTCGGAGTTGCGTGTGGAGCTAAAGGCCCAGGAGACAGCCCTCTTGGTGGGAGACACCATCACTGTCATTTGTGTGGCCCGGGGGTCTGAGATACTGGAAGACCACTGGAAGTACCCTGGAAAACTG gcgGACCGTGGCTTGAAGTCAGTGCGTGAGAATAAGAGAGACCAGGAGATCCAGTACACCCTGACTGTCCCCCAGGCCTCAGCCAAAGACAGTGGCATCTACGTCTGCTCCATCACTGACATCATCAGCAACAAGAACCAGACCAAGAAGCTGGCCATCACTGTCTATG AGAGGCCATTCGTGTCACTGCGCCCTGCGTTCAGTTCCCAGGAGTCAACAAACCTGGATGAGGTCAGACAGTTCAGGGCCGACATCGACTCCTTCCCCAGCGCTCAGGTCACATGGCTCAAAGATGGCCTCCCTCTCAACGATGTGGCGGCTGAGATAACCACCAGCCTCCAGCAGGTCAGCGAGACCAG GTACCAGAGTGTTCTGACCCTTATCCGGGCCAAAGAGGAggacagtgggaactacaccatCAGAGTGCAGAACGGGAACCTGACCCACAGCCACAACTTCAGCCTGCAGGTCAAAG tgcCTGCAGTCATTGTGGACCTGATGGACCTCCACCATGGCTCAGGCCAGTCTGTAGTGTGTATCGCTGGAGGCATGCCCACTCCTATGGTGGAGTGGTTCATCTGCAAGAACATCAAACA CTGTACCAATGACTCGTCTCAGTGGGTGCCCCTGCCTACCAACAACACAGAGATCACTGTGGAAGTGCACATCGACCAGGACAACCAGCTGGAGAGTAAGGTGATCTTTGGGCATCTGGAGAACACCCTGGCCGTTCGCTGCCTGGCCAGGAACGAGATGACCGCCGTCAGCAGGGAGGTCAAGCTGGTGTCACAAG GCCCTCACTCAGAGCTGACTGTAGCTGCTGCTGCCCTGGTGCTGCTGGTCTTTGTCATCATCTCACTCATTGTCCTGGTCATTATCTGGAAACAG AAGCCTCGCTATGAGATCCGTTGGAGGGTGATAGAGTCAGTGAGCCCTGATGGCCATGAGTACATCTACGTGGACCCCATGCAGCTACCCTATGACTCCAGATGGGAGTTCTCTCGCGATGGCCTCGTACTGG GACGTATCCTGGGCTCTGGGGCGTTTGGGAAGGTGGTGGAGGGAACAGCATACGGACTCAGCCGCTCCCAGCCCGTCATGAAGGTGGCCGTGAAGATGCTGAAAC CCACGGCCCGCTCCAGTGAGAAACAGGCACTGATGTCAGAGCTGAAGATCATGACTCACTTGGGCCCTCACCTCAACATTGTCAACCTGCTGGGGGCCTGCACCAAGTCAG GCCCCACCTACATCATCACCGAGTACTGCTTCTATGGAGACCTTGTCAACTACCTGCACAAGAACAGAGAGAACTTCATCAGCCTTCACCCAGAGAAGACCAAGAAAGACTTGGACATCTTTGGCATCAACCCTGCAGATGAGAGCAGCAGGAG CTATGTGATCCTGTCCTTTGAGAGTGGTAAAGGGGACTACATGGACATGAAGCAAGCAGACACCACACAGTATGTGCCCATGCTGGAGATGAGTGACACCTCCAAGTACTCCGACATCCAGAGGTCCGAGTATAACCACCCGCCATCACAGAAGGGTG ATAATGAGATGGACAACATGCTGTCAGGGGATGGTAACGAGGGCCTCAGCACCACAGACCTGCTCAGCTTCACCTACCAGGTGGCCAGAGGCATGGAGTTCCTATCCTCTAAGAAC TGTGTACATCGGGATCTGGCTGCCAGGAATGTCCTGCTCTCTCAGGGGAAGATAGTAAAGATCTGTGACTTTGGCCTGGCCAGAGACATCGTGCACGACAACAACTACGTCTCCAAAGGCAGC ACCTTCCTGCCAGTGAAGTGGATGGCTCCTGAGAGTATCTTTGACAACATGTACACCACCCTCAGTGATGTCTGGTCCTACGGCATCCTCCTCTGGGAGATCTTCTCTCTAG GTGGCACCCCATACCCAGGGATGGTAGTGGACTCCAGCTTCTACAACAAGATCAAGAGTGGCTACAGGATGGCCAAACCTGAGCATGCCCCCACTGATGT GTATGAGATGATGATGAAGTGTTGGAATAGTGAGCCTGAGAAGAGGCCTTCCTTCTTCAGCCTGAGTGAGAGCGTGGCCTCACTGCTGCCGTCCGGCTACAAGAGG TGCTTCGAAAGGGTGAACCATGAGTTCCTGAAGAGTGACCACCCAGCAGTGACCAGGGTCCAGGTGGAGAATGACGACGCCTACATTGGGATCACCTATAAGAACCAGGGCAAGTCGAAAGATAGGGAGAGTGGCTTCGATGAGCAGCGCCTCAGCTCTGACAGTGGTTACATCATCCCCCTCCCTGACCTGGACCCTCTGTCTGATGACGAGTACTGCAAGAGGAACCGCCACAG CTCGCAGACGTCTGAGGAGAGTGCCATAGAGACAGGCTCCAGCTCCACACTGaccaagagagaaggagagacccTGGAGGACATTACCCTGTTGGATGAGATGTGTCTGGACTCAGAGCTGGTGGAGGACAGCTTTCTGTGA